The Corticium candelabrum chromosome 18, ooCorCand1.1, whole genome shotgun sequence genome includes a region encoding these proteins:
- the LOC134194006 gene encoding prohibitin 1-like: protein MAARLLNRLAGIGFGIAAAGAIVNSALYNVPGGHRAVIFDRFSGVLPVVSGEGTHFLIPGLQRPIIYDCRARPRNIPVQTGSRDLQTVDITLRILFRPIVESLPTIYQNLGEDYDERTLPSFTTEILKAVVAQFNASDLITQRELVSQSVRELLVERCGGFGIILDDISITHLTFGREFTNAVEQKQVAQQDAEKARFLVEKAEQYKQAAVITAEGDSKAAELLSTAFLEAGDGLIELRKLEAAEDIANQLSRSRNVTYLPSGQNLLLTLPSN, encoded by the exons ATGGCGGCGAGGTTGTTGAATCGGCTGGCAGGCATTGGTTTCGGCATAGCAGCGGCCGGAGCAATTGTGAACTCTGCCCTTTACAACG TGCCCGGAGGTCATCGTGCCGTCATATTCGATCGCTTTTCTGGCGTTTTGCCGGTTGTATCGGGAGAGGGAACGCATTTTTTGATTCCGGGATTGCAGAGGCCTATTATATACGACTGTCGAGCGAGGCCTCGCAATATTCCTGTCCAGACAGGAAGCAGAG ATCTGCAAACAGTCGACATCACACTAAGAATACTCTTCAGACCAATTGTAGAGAGTCTCCCCACCATCTACCAAAACCTAGGAGAAGACTACGACGAGCGAACCCTGCCATCGTTCACAACCGAGATCCTCAAAGCTGTAGTG GCTCAGTTCAACGCGAGCGATCTGATTACACAGAGAGAGTTG GTGTCACAAAGTGTACGAGAACTATTGGTGGAACGATGTGGCGGCTTTGGTATTATTCTCGACGATATTTCGATT ACGCATCTCACTTTCGGACGAGAGTTCACAAACGCCGTTGAGCAGAAGCAAGTCG CACAACAGGATGCTGAAAAAGCTCGTTTCTTGGTAGAGAAG GCCGAGCAATACAAACAGGCGGCGGTTATAACAGCCGAAGGTGACTCGAAAGCAGCAGAACTCCTCTCAACTGCTTTCTTGGAAGCCGGCGATGGGCTCATCGAGTTGAGAAAGCTTGAAGCTGCCGAGGATATCGCCAATCAGCTATCCAGATCTCGTAATGTCACTTACCTTCCTTCTGGACAGAACCTGCTGTTGACATTGCCATccaattaa
- the LOC134194239 gene encoding uncharacterized protein LOC134194239 codes for MSESGSGCVESDTEEDDPPDCRRSTQSPNSCCPLCSLVTRDTVSLFQHINANHICYRNFPDVQFLEFHNRRLCSECGFAYGNRFSFCRRSLGPGRGRCRGLMTHPSASSWLSQCESTAVNGDIGIQNSPEVAPTSASRITSSSVPVSSSSNLVLEGIKAASMMSYPAVGDMELSVFNSLMNEVVTTPVQTVTHVPKSVRPLLSVVLAKELRCACEGGLWGFARLFMLAKATLRCPPRGGRKKRYVVKEILSSRLQRWLDGDILSLWLDVKAETNPCHVSLNSSNTATTNTRRSLRLASEGRYSDALQALGSRGCASHDSSEALEELANRHPVHDLPAWLEEVPPSLVVDSQEVISALEAFPNGSSPGYSHLRAQHLIDAIRGCNVPEAQSCLENLTRLMCLLLSGRLDRNISPFLSGAPLTALQKKAGGIRPIAVGEVLRRLASRLCCSAIKPRLPDVFLPYGQVGVGIRGGLEASVHSLRSYIEENSARHDLCCFKLDMKNAFNECHRNSFLKRLGSEFPELVAWVQWCYHCAAELRFGYHHLTSTAGVQQGDPLGPLLFSLVVLELMDEVGEVPGLDLNLWYLDDGTFAGTRKSVSKLINFIIEKGPSLGLHVNLSKCEVFWPSGDRTHPEFPPEVHRLSDGMELLGSPVFGSSDFFTNCFKKRVDQVANTQSHLSDLENPQVELQLLRSCLSICKINHLLRSVRPGVATSTLSIFDEGLRRSLSRITRSSISDFAWSQAVLPIGKGGMGIREALSTSPSAFLGSCNSNRKLVNCLLKRNHPSLLTLIKPLPGEDEARGIVHNLLSRKDSPSLDLVTATQHQIQIQLDDISFSNLLNSVSLRDRARLKTLSSPHTGAWLRATPNRNLGLTMSPHEFVVAARYWLGLPVFPFPPNSIRCICGHPLDPYGDHLVGCGHGPHRLNRHNALCESIWQSLLIDSKQVVKEQRSSGQSKCRPGDVFHPNFLNGRPGYFDITVRNTLQPSYIARVAETSGVVAEAAEMGKDDRHHARVSLTGGTFYPLVVETLGLWSPDSLETLKSISSKVCAVLAVPFWKALKNLLEQLSVRLWIYNARMISSRILAEVAEVLSWDFPVCE; via the coding sequence ATGTCTGAGTCTGGTTCTGGTTGCGTAGAGAGTGATACCGAAGAAGATGATCCCCCTGACTGTAGGCGTTCTACTCAAAGTCCTAATTCATGTTGTCCTTTATGTTCTCTGGTGACAAGAGACACAGTTTCGCTGTTTCAACACATAAATGCAAACCACATTTGCTACAGAAATTTCCCGGATGTTCAGTTCTTAGAATTCCACAACCGTCGCTTATGTTCAGAATGTGGCTTTGCTTATGGTAATCGTTTCTCATTTTGCCGACGTTCTCTAGGTCCTGGTCGTGGTAGATGTCGTGGTTTGATGACCCATCCAAGTGCATCATCCTGGTTGAGTCAGTGTGAATCCACAGCTGTTAACGGTGATATTGGAATTCAGAATTCACCTGAGGTAGCTCCAACATCAGCTTCAAGGATTACTTCTTCATCAGTGCCTGTATCCTCATCTTCTAATTTGGTGCTCGAGGGTATTAAAGCAGCTTCTATGATGTCCTATCCAGCTGTTGGTGACATGGaattgtctgttttcaatTCACTGATGAACGAAGTTGTCACCACACCAGTTCAGACAGTTACTCATGTCCCAAAATCAGTTAGACCACTTCTAAGTGTGGTTTTAGCTAAAGAATTACGGTGTGCTTGTGAGGGTGGCCTGTGGGGCTTTGCTCGCCTCTTCATGCTGGCCAAAGCTACCCTTCGCTGTCCTCCTCGTGGTGGGAGAAAGAAAAGGTACGTTGTAAAGGAAATTTTGTCTTCTCGCCTTCAACGTTGGTTGGATGGAGATATTCTATCACTGTGGCTGGATGTCAAGGCTGAGACTAACCCTTGCCATGTTTCATTGAATTCCTCAAATACCGCTACCACAAATACTCGAAGATCATTGAGATTGGCTTCAGAAGGTCGATACAGTGATGCACTTCAGGCTTTGGGTTCACGAGGTTGTGCCTCTCATGACAGCAGTGAAGCTTTAGAAGAGTTGGCAAATCGACATCCAGTTCACGATCTTCCTGCTTGGCTAGAGGAAGTCCCACCTTCACTAGTTGTGGACTCTCAGGAGGTTATTTCTGCATTGGAAGCATTTCCCAATGGCTCAAGTCCCGGTTATTCTCATCTTCGAGCACAACACTTAATTGATGCTATACGAGGTTGCAATGTTCCAGAAGCGCAGTCCTGTTTAGAAAACCTAACACGATtgatgtgtctcttgttgtctGGAAGACTTGATCGCAACATTTCTCCCTTCCTGTCTGGTGCCCCTTTGACTGCTCTCCAAAAGAAGGCTGGCGGCATTCGGCCCATTGCTGTTGGGGAAGTGTTGCGTCGTTTGGCTAGCCGTCTTTGCTGTTCTGCTATAAAACCTCGCTTACCGGACGTCTTCTTACCATATGGTCAGGTAGGTGTTGGAATACGAGGAGGTTTAGAGGCAAGTGTTCATTCTCTAAGGTCATACATTGAAGAGAACAGTGCTAGACATGACCTGTGCTGTTTCAAACTGGACATGAAGAATGCGTTCAATGAATGCCATCGCAATTCATTCCTGAAGAGACTTGGCAGTGAATTTCCTGAATTGGTAGCTTGGGTACAGTGGTGCTATCACTGTGCTGCTGAGTTGCGCTTTGGCTATCATCACCTTACATCTACAGCAGGAGTCCAACAAGGCGATCCACTGGGACCACTGCTGTTCTCCTTAGTCGTCCTAGAACTAATGGATGAAGTTGGAGAAGTGCCTGGCTTAGACCTAAATTTGTGGTACCTTGATGATGGTACTTTTGCTGGCACACGGAAATCTGTCTCAAAGTTAATAAACTTCATCATAGAGAAAGGTCCTTCCCTGGGCCTTCATGTCAATTTATCAAAGTGTGAAGTGTTTTGGCCTTCAGGAGATCGAACACATCCAGAATTTCCACCAGAAGTACACCGGTtgtcagatggaatggaattGCTTGGTTCTCCTGTGTTTGGTTCATCGGATTTCTTCACTAATTGTTTCAAGAAGCGAGTCGATCAAGTAGCAAATACCCAATCTCATCTCTCTGATCTTGAAAATCCACAAGTGGAACTTCAGTTGTTGAGAAGTTGCCTGTCCATATGTAAAATCAACCATTTGCTACGATCTGTGAGACCTGGGGTTGCTACGAGCACATTGTCTATTTTCGATGAAGGGTTACGCCGATCTCTCAGCCGTATCACAAGATCTTCAATTTCTGACTTTGCATGGTCACAAGCAGTATTGCCAATTGGAAAAGGAGGTATGGGTATCCGGGAGGCCTTATCTACTTCACCTTCCGCTTTTCTTGGCAGCTGTAACTCAAATCGAAAGTTAGTTAATTGCTTACTGAAACGTAACCATCCTTCTCTTCTCACTTTGATCAAACCCTTGCCTGGAGAAGACGAAGCACGAGGAATCGTGCATAACCTACTTTCAAGAAAGGATTCACCTTCATTAGATTTGGtgacagctacacaacatcaGATTCAAATTCAACTAGATGACATCTCATTTTCCAACCTACTCAATTCAGTGAGTCTCAGAGATAGGGCTCGCTTGAAGACATTATCATCTCCTCATACTGGTGCATGGTTGCGGGCAACTCCAAACCGTAACTTAGGCCTCACCATGTCACcccatgagtttgttgtagcagCAAGATACTGGTTGGGTCTACCTGTGTTTCCGTTCCCACCAAACAGCATCAGATGTATATGTGGTCATCCACTTGACCCATATGGAGATCATCTTGTTGGGTGTGGTCATGGTCCACATCGTCTGAATCGACATAATGCTTTATGTGAGTCTATTTGGCAATCACTCCTCATTGATTCCAAACAAGTTGTgaaagaacagagaagctCGGGTCAATCCAAATGCCGCCCAGGTGATGTCTTCCATCCGAATTTCTTGAATGGACGGCCTGGATATTTTGACATCACTGTAAGAAACACGTTGCAACCATCTTACATTGctcgagttgctgaaacatcaggagttgttgcagaagcagcagaaatgggCAAGGATGATCGTCACCATGCAAGAGTATCTTTGACTGGTGGTACATTTTATCCGTTGGTAGTTGAAACACTTGGC